TGTGAATAAGATTTTAAAATCTTATCAGAATGTCGATATGATTTTTGGTACACATAACATACATCATTTACCAGAAATTTTAGAAGAAGCATATTTATCAAAAGCAATGGTTGTAGAAGTATGGTCAAAAGAGGGAGACGTTATTGAAAATCTTCCGAAAGTACGACAAGGTAATATTAAAGCATGGGTAAATATTATGTATGGTTGCGACAAGTTTTGTACATATTGCATTGTACCATTTACAAGAGGTAAAGAGCGTAGTCGTAGACCTGAAGATATTATTGATGAGGTTCGTGAACTTGCTCGTGAAGGATACAAAGAGATTACGTTGTTAGGTCAAAATGTTAATTCATATGGTAAAGATTTACAAGATATGCAATATGATTTAGGAGACCTTTTAGAGGCAATTTCTAAAATAGCTATTCCTAGAGTTCGTTTTACCACGAGTCATCCTTGGGATTTTACTGATCATATGATAGATGTAATAGCTGAAGGCGGAAATATTGTGCCTCATATACATTTGCCAGTTCAATCTGGTAATAATGCAGTGTTAAAAATTATGGGCAGAAAGTATACACGTGAGAGTTATTTGGACTTAGTGAAACGAATTAAAGAAAGAATTCCAAATGTAGCTTTAACAACTGATATCATTGTAGGATATCCAAATGAATCGGAAGAACAATTCGAGGAAACATTAACGTTATACGATGAAGTTAAGTTTGAACATGCATATACGTATTTATATTCTCAGCGTGATGGTACACCAGCAGCAAAAATGAAAGATAATGTACCTTTAGATGTTAAAGAGGAACGATTACAACGATTGAATAAAAAAGTTGGTCACTACTCACAAATGGCTATGAGTAATTACGAAGGTCAAACAGTTACAGTATTGTGTGAAGGTAGTAGTAAAAAAGATGAACAAGTTCTTGCAGGTTATACTGATAAAAATAAACTTGTGAATTTTAAAGCACCTAAAGAAATGATTGGTAAATTAGTTGAAGTGCACATAGATGAAGCTAAACAATATTCATTAAATGGTAGCTTTATTAAAGAAGTGAGTGCAGAAATGGTGATTCAATAAATGTATACTAAAAATGATGTATTACAACAAGCGGATAGTATTGCAAATAAAATTAATAATTTGGAAACTATCAAAACGTATCAGCAAATAGAAGCACAAATTCATCGTAATCAAAAGATACAGAAAAAAATGGATGCATTAAAAAAGCAACAAAAGCAAGCTGTAAACTTTCAAAATTATGGAAAGCAAAATGCGTTAGCTCAATCAGAACATACTATCCATAATATTGAAACTGAAATAAATACACTACCTATAGTTGAGCAATTTCAAACTTCCCAATTTGAAGCGAATCAATTACTTCAATTGTTTATATCTACATTGGAAATGCGTTTAAATGATCATAATAAAGCCAAACATAGTGATTAATAACAAACAAAAAGGAGAACAATC
This is a stretch of genomic DNA from Staphylococcus roterodami. It encodes these proteins:
- the miaB gene encoding tRNA (N6-isopentenyl adenosine(37)-C2)-methylthiotransferase MiaB; translated protein: MNEEQRKASSLDVLAERDKKAEKDYSKYFEHVYQPPSLKEAKKRGKQEVRYNRDFQIDEKYRGMGNDRTFLIKTYGCQMNAHDTEVIAGILEALGYQATSDINTADVILINTCAIRENAENKVFSEIGNLKHLKKERPDILIGVCGCMSQEESVVNKILKSYQNVDMIFGTHNIHHLPEILEEAYLSKAMVVEVWSKEGDVIENLPKVRQGNIKAWVNIMYGCDKFCTYCIVPFTRGKERSRRPEDIIDEVRELAREGYKEITLLGQNVNSYGKDLQDMQYDLGDLLEAISKIAIPRVRFTTSHPWDFTDHMIDVIAEGGNIVPHIHLPVQSGNNAVLKIMGRKYTRESYLDLVKRIKERIPNVALTTDIIVGYPNESEEQFEETLTLYDEVKFEHAYTYLYSQRDGTPAAKMKDNVPLDVKEERLQRLNKKVGHYSQMAMSNYEGQTVTVLCEGSSKKDEQVLAGYTDKNKLVNFKAPKEMIGKLVEVHIDEAKQYSLNGSFIKEVSAEMVIQ
- a CDS encoding RicAFT regulatory complex protein RicA family protein, with amino-acid sequence MYTKNDVLQQADSIANKINNLETIKTYQQIEAQIHRNQKIQKKMDALKKQQKQAVNFQNYGKQNALAQSEHTIHNIETEINTLPIVEQFQTSQFEANQLLQLFISTLEMRLNDHNKAKHSD